The DNA window GACCCAGACGGCCGTGATGCATATAAAGGAAGGGTTTGCCGATAGGGCGGGGGTGGAGCGGTATCTGTCCGTTTTCCAGAGTTCCAGCCCTTCCTATGTGTTTCTGGCATCCATAGAAAACTGCATCCGATATATGGACGTGGAGGGAAGAGTGCGGATGGAGCGTTACGCCGCTTCCCTGCAGAAACTGATGGAGTGCGGAAGGGAATTCAAACATCTGCGGCTGGTGGATGACGGAATCTGCGGCCGTTACCATATAAAAGACAGGGACGCATCAAAAATTGTGATTTCCACAAAGGAATGCGGCATGAATGGAGCCGAGGCGGCGGATCTGCTGCGCAGCCGCTTTCATCTGGAACCCGAGATGGCCTGCGGCAGCTACTTAATTCTGATGACGTCTTTGATGGATACGGAAGACGGATTCAGAAGATTATATGAGGCGCTTTGCCGCCTGGATGAACTGGCCGGCGGCAGGGAGAACGGCACGGAGGAAGAAGAAAACGGCACTAAGGAAAAAGAGAACGGCGGGAAAACGGCGGGGACAGGGAACGTTTGGGATGGCCCGGCGCGCACCTGGCTCGCAGGAATCCGGAAGGTAATGAAGATCTCCGACGCATGGGGACAAAAGCTGAAGCACATACCCCTTAAAGATGCCGCCGGAACCGTCAGCGGAGGTTTTATTACCGTATATCCGCCCGGCGTGCCGATGATTGTCCCGGGGGAGCTGATTTCGGAGGAAGCCGTGGAGCTGATACGGAAAAACCAGGAAATTGGCCTGACCGTGGAGGGAATCGCGGAGGACGGAACCATAGCCGTTTCAGACATAATACAGGCGGGAAACGATACCGCAGGGACGGCGGGAATTTAAACAGATGACAGAGGTATGGAGCCATGGGAAAAATATTTTATGTAATGGGAAAAAGTGCGTCCGGGAAGGACACAATCTATAAAAAGCTGCTGGAGCGTCTGCCCCGGCTTAAAACGGTTGTCACTTATACGACAAGGCCGATTCGGGACGGGGAGACGGAGGGCGTGGAGTACCATTTTACCACGGCCGGGCAGCTGGAACAGTTCCAGCGGGAAGGAAAGCTGATCGAGCTCAGGACGTATGATACGGTGTTTGGGCCGTGGAGCTACAGCACGGTAAACGACGGCCAGATCAACCTTGCAGAAGATAATTATCTGATGATTGGGACGCTGGAATCCTACCGGAGTACAAGGGAATATTTCGGGGCGGACAAACTGGTGCCGCTCTATATCCAGGTGGAGGACGGGGAACGGCTGACCCGTGCCCTGGAGAGGGAAAAACAGCAGAAACAGCCCAAATACGCGGAACTTTGCCGCCGCTTCCTGGCGGATGAGGAAGATTTCAGCGAAGAGAAGCTCAAAGAGGCGGGAATTGAGAAAAGGTATTCAAATTCAGGGATGGATCAGTGCCTTTCTGAAATTGCGGAGACGATAACAACACTAACCAAAACCCCGGATTAACCTCGGATTCCCTACTAGGCAGCATTTTAATCTTGTGTTATACTATATGAGACAATTTTGTATGCGGTGGGGAGTTACGCCGTTTCAGGAGGAAGATATGGCAGGTTTTCATGATATAATCGGACATGACATGGTGAAGAACCATTTACAGAAAGCAATTGAGTATCACAAGGTATCCCACGCCTATATTTTATCGGGGGAAGAGGGGATGGGCAGAAAGACGCTCGCCAAGGCATTTGCCATGACGCTTCTCTGTGAAAAAAGTGATAAGGAACCATGCATGCAGTGCCACTCCTGTAAACAGATTATGTCGGGCAACCATCCGGATGTCATCTGGGTGACGCACGAGAAACCGGCCAGTATTGGAGTTGACGATATCCGTGTCCAGATCAATGACTCGATTATGGTGAAGCCGTACAGCAGCAGTTATAAGATCTACATGGTCGACGAGGCCGAAAAGATGACGGTACAGGCGCAGAACGCGCTTTTAAAGACAATAGAGGAACCGCCTTCCTATGCGGTCATCATTCTGATGACAACGAACCAGGAGGTGTTCCTGCCGACGATCCTTTCAAGGTGCATCCAGCTGAAGCTGCGTCCCCTGAAGGATCATGTAATAAGTGATTACCTGGAGGAGATGATGGAGATACCGGAGAGCAAAGCGGATATCTATGCGGCATTTGCAAGGGGAAATCTGGGAAAGGCCATTCACCTGGCTTCCTCGGAGGAATTTTCCCTGCTTTATAAAGAAGTGCTGACATTGCTTAAGAATATAAAAGAGATGGACATTCCCATGCTGCTTGATTACATTAAAAAGCTGCAGGAGGACAACCTGGATTTGTTTGAATGCCTTGATTTCATGCAGCTCTGGTACCGGGATATCCTGATGTTTAAGGTGACAAAAGACATCAATACACTGGTGTTTAAGGATGAATATACAACGGTCAGCAATCTGTGCCAGAAGAGTTCTTATGAAGGCCTGGAGCTGATTTTAAACGCAATAGAGAAAGCGAAGGCCAGGCTGAATGCGAATGTCAATACGGAGCTGGCCCTGGAGCTTATGCTGTTAACAATGAAGGAGAATTAATCTATGACAAAAGTTATCGGAGTCAGGTTCCGCAAGGCCGGTAAGGTTTATTTCTTCGACCCGGCCGGTATGGAGATAAAGACCGGCGATCACGTGATCGTGGAGACTGCGCGCGGTATCGAGTTCGGCCATGTGGTTCTCGGGAACCGCGAGGTGGAGGACAAGAAGGTGGTACAGCCGCTGAAATCGGTTATCAGGATGGCCACCCGCGCGGACGAAGAGGTGGAGAGAAAGAATAAAGAGAAGGAAAAAGAGGCGTTTAAGATCTGCCTTGAGAAGATTAAGAAACACGATCTTCAGATGAAGCTGATCGACGCGGAATATACCTTTGACAATAATAAAGTGCTGTTTTACTTTACAGCGGACGGAAGAATCGATTTCCGTGAGCTGGTAAAGGATCTGGCCGCCGTGTTTAAGACGAGGATTGAGCTTCGTCAGATCGGCGTGCGCGATGAGACGAAGATTATGGGCGGCGTGGGAATCTGCGGCAGGGCTCTCTGCTGTCATTCTTACCTGTCTGAGTTCATACCCGTATCCATCAAGATGGCGAAGGAGCAGAACCTGTCCCTGAACCCGACCAAGATTTCGGGTGTCTGCGGACGCCTTATGTGCTGTCTGAAGAATGAGGAAGAAACCTACGAGGATCTGAACAGCAAACTGCCGAATATCGGAGACTATGTGACGACGGACGACGGCCTGAAGGGCGAAGTCCACAGCGTGAGCGTACTTCGCCAGCTTGTCAAGGTAGTCGTAATTGTGGACAGGGATGAGAAGGAAATCAGGGAATACAAGGTGGAACAGCTTAAGTTCAGGCCGAAGCGCAGACGGGAACGCGTCAATGTCAACGATGCGGAACTGAAGGCGCTGGAAGCTCTGGAGCGCAAGGAAGGGAAATCGAAGTTAGATGACAATTGACCTGAAGGAACATGAGAGAATCGATGAGCTGCACCGGAACGGTTACCGTATCATCCAGAGGGAGAACGCATTCTGCTTCGGCATGGATGCGGTGCTCCTGTCCGGTTTCGCTTCAGTAAAGCCGGGGGAGAAGGCTCTGGATCTGGGAACCGGAACCGGGATTATCCCGATTCTTCTGGAGGCCAAGACGGAGGGGAGCCATTTTACCGGGCTGGAAATCCAGGAAGAGATGGCCGAGATGGCATCGCGGAGCGTAAAGCTCAACGGACTTGAAGAAAAAATAGACATCATAACAGGCGATATCAAAGAGGCGGGCCGGATCTTCGGCGGGGCCTCTTTTGATGTAGTGACGACAAATCCGCCCTATATGAACGACAGCCACGGTCTTAAAAACCCGGAACTGCCCAAGGCGATAGCCCGCCACGAGGTGCTGTGCACGCTGGATGATGTGGTGAGGGAGGGGGCGCGTGTGCTCCGGCCGGGAGGCCGTTTCTATATGGTGCACCGGCCCCACAGGCTGATCGAGATCATAACGGCCCTCACCAGATACCGGCTGGAGCCGAAGCGGATGAAAATGGTACACCCGTTTGTGGACAAGGAGGCCAATATGGTCCTGATCGAGGCGGTCAGGGGAGGCCGCTCTATGATTAAGGTGGAAAAACCGCTGATTGTTTATAAAGAACCGGGCGTATACACCGACGAGATTTACGATATCTATGGCTATTAAAACGCAGGTTTGGAGGATTGGCAACGAAACGTTTTGGTGATTGGCGGAGAGCCGCAGGGAGAATAAAATGCAGGGAAAATTATATTTGTGCGCCACGCCCATTGGAAATCTGGACGACATAACGCTGCGCGTGCTTAACACACTCAAAACCGTGGATTTGATAGCGGCGGAGGATACCAGACACAGCATTAAACTGCTGAATCATTTTGACATAAAGACACCGATGACCAGTTATCATGAGTATAACAAGATTGATAAGGCGAGATATCTGGTGGACAGGATGAAAGAGGGACTGAATGTGGCCCTGATCACCGATGCGGGAACGCCGGGCATCTCGGATCCAGGGGAGGAACTGGTGAAGCAGTGTTATGAGGCAGGAGTCGAATTAACCTCCCTTCCGGGTCCTGCGGCCTGTGTTACCGCACTGACTATCTCCGGGATGACGACGAGAAGGTTCTGTTTTGAGGCATTCCTGCCGACGGATAA is part of the [Clostridium] symbiosum genome and encodes:
- a CDS encoding DegT/DnrJ/EryC1/StrS family aminotransferase, whose protein sequence is MNKDNTGEWKNLLLEQLISYGESDCYPFHMPGHKRQVELGITSFPNPFSVDITEIDGFDNLHHAEEILRESMERAAAVYGADRTYYMVNGSTGGILSAISGVTSPGGKLIMARNSHKAAYHAVLLGHLDPVYVYPDYVKDYGIQGGIDPAAVEAAFENTDKKTEVHSGTGEDGNGIQAVFITSPTYEGMVSDIGAIAEIAHRHGVPLIVDEAHGAHFPFGEQFPCSALECGADIVIQSLHKTLPSLTQTAVMHIKEGFADRAGVERYLSVFQSSSPSYVFLASIENCIRYMDVEGRVRMERYAASLQKLMECGREFKHLRLVDDGICGRYHIKDRDASKIVISTKECGMNGAEAADLLRSRFHLEPEMACGSYLILMTSLMDTEDGFRRLYEALCRLDELAGGRENGTEEEENGTKEKENGGKTAGTGNVWDGPARTWLAGIRKVMKISDAWGQKLKHIPLKDAAGTVSGGFITVYPPGVPMIVPGELISEEAVELIRKNQEIGLTVEGIAEDGTIAVSDIIQAGNDTAGTAGI
- the holB gene encoding DNA polymerase III subunit delta' is translated as MAGFHDIIGHDMVKNHLQKAIEYHKVSHAYILSGEEGMGRKTLAKAFAMTLLCEKSDKEPCMQCHSCKQIMSGNHPDVIWVTHEKPASIGVDDIRVQINDSIMVKPYSSSYKIYMVDEAEKMTVQAQNALLKTIEEPPSYAVIILMTTNQEVFLPTILSRCIQLKLRPLKDHVISDYLEEMMEIPESKADIYAAFARGNLGKAIHLASSEEFSLLYKEVLTLLKNIKEMDIPMLLDYIKKLQEDNLDLFECLDFMQLWYRDILMFKVTKDINTLVFKDEYTTVSNLCQKSSYEGLELILNAIEKAKARLNANVNTELALELMLLTMKEN
- a CDS encoding guanylate kinase is translated as MGKIFYVMGKSASGKDTIYKKLLERLPRLKTVVTYTTRPIRDGETEGVEYHFTTAGQLEQFQREGKLIELRTYDTVFGPWSYSTVNDGQINLAEDNYLMIGTLESYRSTREYFGADKLVPLYIQVEDGERLTRALEREKQQKQPKYAELCRRFLADEEDFSEEKLKEAGIEKRYSNSGMDQCLSEIAETITTLTKTPD
- a CDS encoding tRNA1(Val) (adenine(37)-N6)-methyltransferase, which translates into the protein MTIDLKEHERIDELHRNGYRIIQRENAFCFGMDAVLLSGFASVKPGEKALDLGTGTGIIPILLEAKTEGSHFTGLEIQEEMAEMASRSVKLNGLEEKIDIITGDIKEAGRIFGGASFDVVTTNPPYMNDSHGLKNPELPKAIARHEVLCTLDDVVREGARVLRPGGRFYMVHRPHRLIEIITALTRYRLEPKRMKMVHPFVDKEANMVLIEAVRGGRSMIKVEKPLIVYKEPGVYTDEIYDIYGY
- a CDS encoding stage 0 sporulation family protein — its product is MTKVIGVRFRKAGKVYFFDPAGMEIKTGDHVIVETARGIEFGHVVLGNREVEDKKVVQPLKSVIRMATRADEEVERKNKEKEKEAFKICLEKIKKHDLQMKLIDAEYTFDNNKVLFYFTADGRIDFRELVKDLAAVFKTRIELRQIGVRDETKIMGGVGICGRALCCHSYLSEFIPVSIKMAKEQNLSLNPTKISGVCGRLMCCLKNEEETYEDLNSKLPNIGDYVTTDDGLKGEVHSVSVLRQLVKVVVIVDRDEKEIREYKVEQLKFRPKRRRERVNVNDAELKALEALERKEGKSKLDDN